In Sphingomonas oryzagri, one genomic interval encodes:
- a CDS encoding contractile injection system protein, VgrG/Pvc8 family encodes MTVVANTPDFRIMLDGADLSPKIRPRLVSLSISSKRDDADQLDLVLDDTDGKLALPATGKLLTVSIGWKDGPDVTIGLVSKGSFKVDQVSYSGPPDIVTIRARSADFTQASELRTRKAHAWTDTTLGAVLGEIAQRNGLQLKISADLSAVAIPSVHQSRESDMALARRLGREHDAVATVKAGKLIFNPAGSSSTPAGKSMPAITLRKRDCGPFTYDVAEREAVTGVTAAYHDRDAAKQATVTEGKASGAKRLSRVYATKSSAQRAAKAAKSRAARAPASMDLTAALGRADIMPEAQVTVSGFKAEIDATSWIASEVTQSITAQGAGFTTQIKLESAPK; translated from the coding sequence ATGACGGTTGTCGCCAACACGCCCGATTTTCGCATCATGCTCGACGGCGCGGATCTGTCGCCGAAGATCCGGCCGCGCCTTGTCTCGCTCTCGATCTCCAGCAAGCGTGACGACGCCGATCAGCTCGATCTCGTCCTCGACGATACGGACGGCAAGCTGGCGTTGCCGGCGACGGGCAAGCTGCTCACCGTGTCGATCGGGTGGAAGGACGGGCCGGACGTCACGATCGGGCTGGTGAGCAAGGGCAGCTTCAAGGTCGATCAGGTCAGCTATTCCGGCCCGCCCGACATCGTCACCATCCGCGCGCGATCGGCGGACTTCACCCAGGCGAGCGAGCTGCGCACCCGCAAGGCCCATGCGTGGACCGATACGACGCTCGGCGCCGTGCTGGGCGAGATTGCCCAGCGCAACGGCCTGCAGCTCAAGATCTCGGCGGATCTGTCGGCCGTCGCGATCCCGTCCGTCCACCAGAGCCGCGAGAGCGACATGGCCCTGGCTCGCCGCCTCGGCCGCGAGCATGATGCCGTGGCGACGGTGAAGGCCGGCAAGCTGATCTTCAATCCGGCCGGCTCTTCGTCCACGCCGGCCGGCAAGTCCATGCCGGCGATCACGCTGCGGAAGCGCGATTGCGGCCCGTTCACCTACGACGTCGCCGAGCGCGAGGCCGTCACCGGCGTTACAGCCGCATACCACGACCGCGATGCGGCCAAGCAGGCGACCGTGACAGAGGGCAAGGCATCGGGCGCCAAGCGCCTCTCGCGCGTCTATGCCACCAAGTCCTCCGCCCAGCGCGCCGCCAAGGCGGCGAAGAGCCGGGCGGCCCGCGCACCCGCCTCCATGGATCTGACGGCCGCGCTCGGCCGCGCCGACATCATGCCAGAGGCGCAGGTGACGGTTTCCGGCTTCAAGGCCGAGATCGACGCGACGTCGTGGATTGCCAGCGAAGTGACGCAGTCGATCACGGCCCAAGGCGCCGGCTTCACGACTCAGATTAAGCTGGAAAGCGCGCCGAAATGA